A window of the Camelus dromedarius isolate mCamDro1 chromosome 5, mCamDro1.pat, whole genome shotgun sequence genome harbors these coding sequences:
- the PYGO1 gene encoding pygopus homolog 1: protein MSAEQEKDPISLKRVRGGDSGLDGLGGPGVQLGSPDKKKRKTNTQGPSFPPLSEYAPPPNPNSDHLVAANPFDDNYNTISYKPLPSSNPYLGPGYPGFGGYSTFRMPPHVPPRMSSPYCGPYSLRNQPHPFPQNPLGMGFNRPHAFNFGPHDNSSFGNPSYNNALGQNVNMPNQHFRQNPAENFNQIPPQNASQVSNPDLVSNFVPGNNSNFSSPLESNHSFIPPPNTFGQAKAPPPKQDFSQGATKNTNQNSSAHPPHLNMDDTVNQSNIELKNVNRNNVVNQENSRSSSTEATNNSHANGTQNKPRQPRGAADTCTTEKSNKSSLHPSRHGHSSSDPVYPCGICTNEVNDDQDAILCEASCQKWFHRICTGMTETAYGLLTAEASAVWGCDTCMADKDVQLMRTRETFGPPAVGSDA, encoded by the exons ATGTCAGCAGAACAGGAGAAGGATCCCATTTCGCTGAAGAGAGTTCGAG gtggTGATAGTGGACTGGATGGGTTAGGAGGACCAGGTGTACAACTAGGAAGCCCAGATAAGAAAAAACGCAAGACAAACACACAG GGGCCTTCTTTTCCTCCGTTGTCTGAGTATGCTCCGCCACCGAATCCAAACTCTGACCATCTAGTAGCTGCTAATCCATTTGATGACAATTATAATACTATTTCCTATAAACCACTACCTTCTTCAAATCCGTATCTTGGCCCTGGGTACCCTGGCTTTGGAGGCTATAGCACATTCAGAATGCCACCACATGTTCCTCCAAGAATGTCTTCCCCATACTGTGGTCCTTACTCACTCAGGAATCAGCCACACCCATTTCCTCAGAATCCTTTGGGCATGGGTTTTAATCGACCTCATGCTTTTAACTTTGGGCCACACGATAATTCAAGTTTTGGAAATCCATCTTATAATAATGCACTAGGTCAGAATGTTAACATGCCTAATCAACATTTTAGACAAAATCCTGCTGAAAACTTCAATCAGATTCCTCCACAGAATGCAAGCCAAGTATCTAACCCTGACTTGGTGTCTAACTTTGTCCctggaaataattcaaattttaGTTCTCCATTAGAATCTAATCATTCCTTTATTCCTCCCCCAAACACTTTTGGTCAAGCAAAAGCACCACCCCCAAAACAAGACTTTAGTCAAGGAGCAACCAAAAACACTAATCAAAATTCCTCTGCTCATCCACCTCACTTAAATATGGATGACACAGTGAATCAGAGtaatattgaattaaaaaatgttaatcgAAACAATGTAGTAAATCAAGAGAACAGCCGCTCAAGTAGCACTGAAGCTACAAACAACAGCCATGCAAATGGGACACAGAATAAGCCACGACAACCTAGAGGTGCTGCAGATACATGCACCACTGAGAAAAGCAATAAATCCTCTCTCCACCCAAGCCGTCATGGCCATTCTTCCTCTGACCCAGTGTATCCTTGTGGAATTTGTACAAATGAAGTGAATGATGATCAGGATGCTATCCTGTGTGAAGCCTCTTGTCAGAAGTGGTTTCATCGGATCTGCACTGGAATGACTGAAACAGCTTATGGCCTCCTAACAGCAGAAGCATCAGCGGTATGGGGCTGTGATACCTGTATGGCTGACAAAGATGTTCAGTTAATGCGCACTAGAGAGACTTTTGGTCCACCTGCAGTGGGCAGTGATGCTTAA